From a single Nicotiana tomentosiformis chromosome 2, ASM39032v3, whole genome shotgun sequence genomic region:
- the LOC104106910 gene encoding uncharacterized protein: MAIVLRYVDRKGKVFIELVHVPDTSALSLKKANFYILAHYSLSLSSVRGQCYDEARNMQGDINGLKILIKQESELAHSIHCFAHQLQLTLVVVSKICVQVEELVLLVSNILNVLEASFKCMDELLESQQEKIQETLDMGELETGRGSNQELGLIRAGDTRWGAYYKPFENCILLFDSIIDVLNTFVENANTLDGRAK, encoded by the coding sequence ATGGCTATTGTTTTAAGATATGTTGATAGAAAAGGAAAAGTATTTATTGAACTTGTTCATGTTCCTGATACTAGTGCTTTATCTCTGAAGAAAGCAAATTTTTACATACTTGCTCATTATTCATTAAGTTTATCTTCTGTACGCGGACAATGCTATGATGAGGCAAGAAATATGCAAGGTGATATCAATGGTCTTAAAATATTGATTAAACAAGAAAGTGAATTGGCTCATTCTATTCATTGTTTTGCCCACCAACTTCAATTAACTCTTGTGGTGGTTTCAAAAATATGTGTTCAAGTGGAAGAACTTGTGTTATTAGTTTCAAATATTTTGAATGTATTGGAAGCTTCTTTTAAATGTATGGATGAACTTCTAGAATCTCAACAAGAAAAAATCCAAGAGACATTAGATATGGGTGAGCTAGAAACAGGCAGAGGCTCGAATCAAGAGCTTGGTCTTATTAGAGCCGGTGATACTCGTTGGGGAGCTTACTATAAGCCGTTTGAAAATTGTATACTtttgtttgactctattattgaTGTACTTAATACTTTTGTTGAAAATGCAAATACTTTAGATGGAAGAGCTAAGTAG